The nucleotide window TTCTATAAGATGAAAGCAAACAAACAGTATAGACATGAAGCCAAAAGTATGGcgggagaaaaagaaaacaagatagACTagagaaagcaaagaaaacaaagacagCTATGTGAGTCTATCCACTAAATACAGAAGGATCAAGTCTGGTTAAACCAAGGCTTTGTAAAGCCATGAGTACCTTGTTTATCTTCATTTGTTCATCttccccaaaaacaaaaaacgtgAGAATCAGGCATAGGAGGGTggaatttttttgggggtttggTATTTATATCACCCACTCAAAAGTCTCACATAATACACCATTTAACAAAATACCTCAAACTCAGTAAGTTTTTGAATACCACCTTactttttcttatcttttaaaagtcctaattgaataccacaagacttgaattgattatttaaaaatattaattgaataccaccagatttttataattacTTAAAAATCCTAATTGGATACCACTGGACTTTTAAGCTTCAAAacaatctattaaaatctcaattaAATACACCCCCTTAATGAATTATGTTGAAAtgataattttcattaaatcaatcaatcaattttgcttttgattaatttataaacaaattcaTCTACCactttcttattcttatttatatCACTGCTTCTGATcatcacttttttttctttcttcctatgTCTGCAACCACCATCATCAAACAATGAATAcggaatatttttttcttttgatatggGAAAGAGGAGGGATTATGATTACAGAGGTTTTGGGGAAAAGAAATCTCAGTGAGAGGTAAGATTTTTGgggaaagaagaggaaaaaataaGAGAAGAAAGACAGAACGTGATGcaggaagaaggagaagattaAAAAAGACTAGGAACGCTAACTTTCCCGTTAGTTGGAttagagaattttttttcttttttaattaggagtaaatgagtttttttaattttaagataatgtgtcaacttttaagtcccttagattaaattttaatgaggtcAGAGGTAGCATGTGGAGAACAAAAGTCAAACAAATCATAGCAAAGGATCTAGATCCTTTCTGAAGTGGGCTTTGGACTTGTTGgctttatttaaattaaatatatatttttatatatctaagtttttgaatttcagATAATTTCAGTTAGTTtgaaattcaaagttcagacaTATATGTTCTTTGTTTAAACAGATATGTCTAAGGGGTGTCTTAGGCTAATTTAAGTAGCCATAATGTAGTTCGCTAGATACCAAAATTCAAGTGGtagaattttgattttgatagtTGTATCCTAGTGGACAGTCATCTGCAATGGCGGATCCACATAGGGGCAAGGGGGGTCAATTGACCCCCGCAAGCCCGGAGTCCACCATAGGAGCCAAGAACTTGACCCCTACAAATGCCTAGaaggtgtttgatgaaatgcccCAAAGAGGGAGCAGCCATAGGCAAGAGCAAGCAAGAAGCTTGCTATGCAGCGCCCATCGCTTCTCGTTCcacttaagtttttttttttttttttttataaacctGGCCAAAATGAGGTCGTTTTGACtcaggttttttatttataaaaaaatataaaaaataaaaagccccACAGGCAGCACAGCAGCTCGATAGAAGAAAGTACAATCAATTGCAAACACACACACGTATATATAAGCAAACTGATTGTTGTCTGTCTAAGAATACTATATGGTGAAATCAAACACATGTGCCTTAGATATCTTTTGGATATAATATGGCGACATGTTAATGAGTTCcactttattattaaattacaagCCAAACATATATTTTACCTATTACACAACCTTGATTGCTGAAGGCTTGAAGCTTCCTTTTACAAGTTCAAGGcttggatcggttctaattaaTGGGGGTGAAATTGATCATCAACAAAATAATGGTGAGAATCACTTTCAGAAGAACCATGTCCGAATTTACCATAACTCTCGTTCGCATCATTGTTGTCATCATGCTTAGCCTCGTTGTTGTTATTGTTTGTGGTTGGAGGCTGAGATTGATCCTTTGTGTCACTATCAACAGCCTCACCAGTGCTTCGACCCTGCAGATTTGGATCATTTTTCTGCTGAGCCAGGTGACGTTCATGCAAATTATATCTTTTAGCATCAGCTTGCAAAGAAGCCAAGATCATCATTTTTCTGCTTGGTTCTGTCCTCTCCATTGTTTCATATGCATCATCCATGGTGGCCATGACACTGTAGCACAACCATTAAGTATGGCTTTTATGGTGGATCCATAATTTCTTATCTGCTTTGCAAACAATTTAAGTAAACCTTACCTGACTTGTATATGTTGACCTCTTAGAATCGAACCCTGGAGTTCGATGAGTTTAATAGAAAAAGctaaagagggaaaaaaaaaattcctgaaTTAATCTATAAAATCAAGTTGTGTTTATCCTAGGCCAAATCATTTGTTTTGTCGAACATTTTCCCACGAGTCGAATTCCCACGAGTCGAAGGacctattacaatttacaaatattTTGCTTGGTAATATATTTTCTGGAAACAAGCCCTCTATCAAAGCAGCTAAAAGAATTATAAACGAAAGTCGCTATCATCAATATCGTCACTATCATcaacaagaaaacataccGTACATAATCTGTAATATACAAGGAGAGAAATACATATAGTACTTTCttatattgaaaatttgacaTAAAATACAAAAGTGGTACACttatatagaatttttttaccttttaGACGTTGACCCCTACAAGGGAAATTCCTGGATCCACCACTGGTCATCTGCAGAACCACAAGCACAGGGGTGGGGGCGAAATACTGTCTAAGGAAATAGCAAATCTAATAGCCTCTATCATCTCTGCAAGTtagtatttttgtttaatacaAATTCTTGTATCTGTATTTTATGTTGTTATATACTGATTCATTTAAAagccttatatatatatatatatattggtaaaatataaagataattgATATATTTACGGAATTTCGAAAATAAAACTTCactataaatttgaaataaatacaataaaataacGACAAGGAAAATGTTAAGAATACTTTATAGATGATCGAGTCTAGAACTTAGTTCTATATCTTTAAGACGAAATTGCCTTCTCACAGGTGCTTTTAGGATTTTCTTGGCAAACGGCTCTCAGGATACAACGATCGACTTCTTCTTGAAGTAGCACTATAGTCCCCAAGAAAAGCAAACTCAAACTTGTGTATGAATTATCTCTTACTAACTCACTATATTTCTGAAAATATAATGCTATGAATGCTCTAAAAACTACTATTGTTGGATGAAAATTGGATGAATGAAATGTTGTAGGAccttctctatttataggcaacaAGGCCTCTGTTCAGAAAAGATGTGActaaaaaatatcaacaaatGTGTCTTTTCATGTTGCAACCATAAACCAAGAAGTACAATGTTTCAATTATTATGAAACAATGCAACTTAAGCCAAGAAGTGCAATATTTAAATTTCTATGAAATAATTCAACTTTTCACGAAATAGTGCAACTTAATTCAAGAAGTGTAATGTTTCAATTTCTATGAAATAATGCAACTTTTCACAtaaagtattattattttattcacaaacaaaataaataatattttagtttTCCTCGATTAAGAACATGTTCCAATGGTACATACCAATTCATAAAAGTTATGTACTTAAAGTCATGGGTTctacaatttaatttttatattaattattaaaaaattaaatataaatattataattttctaaCAATATATTCTATTGTATTATACAACATTCTGATTGTTTCCAACAAATGATCGGTCGAGTGTCACTTGAGATTACAAAAGATGTCCCACAAGAGCAAGCGCACATAAAGACCGTATCTTCCTAATTGGCCGGGCCCGCGGATAAGAGATAACGGACAACCTTAAACATACGATcccttccctataaatagtaCATAAGCAATCTTTCCATACTTGCAAAGCAAAATATCCGAAATTCTTTTACACCAGTACAAATCATGTCGAAAGAAGCTGGTTCAGCATCTCAATCAAAAAATCCTAAGCCTGATCAAATTGTTCGACGGACAGCAAACTACCAACCGAGCATTTGGGGGGATCAGTTTATCAATTATGATTCTGAAGACATTGTAATTTATATATCCGACATATTGTTTCAATAACTAaatgcatgttttttttttttggttccaaaagaaatttgacatgTATTTTGCTCATTTAACGTACAGATAAATTATGCCCATAAGCAAGAAGAAGTTGATGAACTGAAACTAGTAGTGAGGAGGGAAGTGTTCACAACCAGTGGAGATGATTTTTCGAATCAGATGAAGCTAATTGATGCAATCCAGCGGCTCGGCGTGGCGTACCGCTTTGAAAAGGAAATAGAAGAAGCACTGGAACATATATATGCTGCAAATCATttccatgatgatgatggtgatggtgaccTATACGATGTTTCCCTTGGTTTTCGGCTACTAAGACAACATGGACATTATGTTTCATGCAGTAAGTTATTAGAGAAATTAATGTAACGAGATTGAGTTTGGccaaaattatttcttaatatttatgtGTTATGTGTCCATTTGCTGCAATCGAGCAGGAATATTCAACAAGTTCAAAGATAGTAAAAATGGAGGCTTCAAGGAAAGCTTAATCGCTGATGTGCCAGGAATGCTAAGCTTTTATGAAGCAACGCATCTGAGGGTGCATGGAGAAGATATACTAGAAGAGGCTATTGTTTTCACCACAAAACATCTGGAGTCAGCAACAACCCATGTAAGCTATGAACTGGCAGAACAAATAGCTCAAGCCCTAGAGAGACCGCTCCGAAAGAGTCTCGAGAGGTTATGTGCCCGTCAGTTCATGTCCATCTACCAAGATGAAGCTTCACATAATGAAGCTCTATTAAAACTTGCCAAGTCAGATTTCAATCTTGTTCAGTCTTTGCACAAACAGGAGCTCAGTGAGATTATTAGGTAGGTTATCTTTTAATTATGTGAGATTAATTACGAGCACCAACTGTAATTAAGTTAGTAACTCACTAATTAATGCCGTCAATTAGGTGGTGGAAACAACTAGACTTTGGAAGGAAGCTGCCTTTTGCAAGAAACAGAATTGTGGAGTTATACTGCTGGGTTTTGGGGGTCTATTTTGAGCCCCAATACCTTTTTGGAAGAAAATTTCTCACAAAAATTATTGCCCTGCTTTGTGTAATGGATGATATCTATGACGCATTCGGTACATTTGAAGAACTTGAGATCTTTACCGAAGCAATTCATCAAAGgtttgaaattatttatttaaaaaaaaattgttttgttaatATGCTTCAGATGAATATGGTGTATGCAATTTACAGATGGCATGCCAATTGCATGGATGGACTGCGAGACTACATGCAAATATTCTTCCATGCACTTTTGAatgttttcaatgaaattgaGGAGGAGATGGTGAAGGAAGGAAGAGCATACCGAGCTCACTATGCAAAAGAAGCTgtatgttaattaattaaagaaacacACCGCTTATTAATTTTcactattttaattaatttatataatatttatgtccCACATATGCAGTGGAAAACTAATGCCAAAGCTTACTTTGATGAGGCCAAATGGTTCCACGAAGGATGCATCCCCAGCATGGAGGAATATATGCGTGTTGCTACAGCATCTGCTGGGCACACCACACTTACAACTATGTCTTTACTTGGCATGGGAGACATTGTAACCAAGGAGTCCTTTGAGTGGTTGTTGAATGACCCTAAAATTCTTAGAGCTTCCAATATCATTGGTAGGCTCATGGATGACATTGTTTCGAGCAAGGTACAAAAAGTAGCTATTGTAGTTCACTATTACATGATTCTCACTTTAATTAGTCTCTGAATTCAATTCTTAAATTTTACAGTCCTCACACGCATTCAGTAATGCGTCCACTTTGGTCGTTCCgtcaaattttattaatttttctatatttctTTATTGTCAAAAATATTTGCTCACACCATATATTTTTACCCTGCTTctgacactactacaaaattGGTCATAGGACAATTCTCAAATCCAAAACCGCTTTGTTTCTCCGACCAAAACCACGGTAGAGTTTAGAATTACAATTCACAAATTTTGGATTATATTTTTGCAgtttgagaaagagagagggcaTGTTGCTTCTGCCATTGATTGTTACAGGAAGCAATATGAGGTGTCAGATGAGCAGGAAATAATTGATGCCTTCAACAAACAGATTGTGGATTCGTGGAAAGATATCAACGAGGAGTTCCTCAGACCAACCTCTGTGCCAATGCCTATCCTTGTACGTGTTCTTAATTTAACAAGAGTGGCGGATCTCATCTACAAAAAAGATGATGGCCTCACACATGTTGGAAAAGTCATGAAAGATAGTGTTGCTTCTTATTTCATTGATCCGGCACCACCATGATAGGAGTCTGGATTGTACgtatgagaaagaagaaagaactaGAGCTTGCTTTGCTTCTTATGGGAGGGCCTTACTGGGTTTGATAAGTCCatgtttcaaaattcaaataatgagTGTGTATTGTTGATTTCTAAGATATGTTTGGGCTTTACTTAATAAAGATATTCAAATTATCCATTTCTTTTGACTTACGTATGTGATAGAGAAAACTACTATAATGTTTGGAAAATTTAACTGAAAAGAttaaattattctttttttatagaaatggTACTTCTTTTAATACATGACCTTTTAATGGATTCTAAtttttcatcaacaatagGTTGTGTATGttaaacttttttgttttatttttagtacaagcgatggtctaaactcacacacacatatcaTTTGTATGTTAAACTTGTTTCCATATCATCTAATTgtttccatatcatttgtgaGTTATAAAGAGAGTTTGAGTCTTCCATTTGTTGGACAGAATTCAACACAAACATTAGTTCATCAGGACCTTATGATTTAGACTCTTATTATCGAGTGAATTTTCGAATATAACAATTACACCCTATTTTGTTTCAACACGGCTGCAATAGATAACCGCCACAATTTCCCGACAGGGACAGAGATCATGGACCTCACGGGCTTACCAGAGTATGAGGACTCGACAAGAAATGGGCTGAGGCTCTGATTGTGGAATGAGTTTTCATCAATTATCATGAGCTATGGAAGTTAAAAATGGATCACAAgtacacatatatacaactcggacaaagaaacaaaaaataaaataaaaattcattgtGACAAGAagaacagaaacaaaaagcCCCGCATCACAAGGACACATATATACAACTctgacaaagaaacaaaagaacagaTAAACAGAATATGTATAAAGAACAGCCGTAACAAGCTTGGTGGTATGGGATCCTTTTCTCTATCAGCTTACAAAATGTCAGCCTTTCTAAGAATTAACAATAACCAAAACAACgtcattgaaaatataaaatggcTGATACCATAGCGCTCATCAGTGAACTAAAGCAAAGGGATGTGTGTTCCCACCATGAATCTATCaaggaaagggaaaaaaaagaaccgAAGTGGTTATTTCTACTGCTACCTCTGtatctttattttatatactCAATGCCAGGCAGAAGCTGATATCAAGTTCCTGTCCTTCCATCCCAACAGCATAGCCCCGTCCCTCTCCACCAGCGTGTAATGCTCTGAATAACACCTCAGCAGACTCCTTATGACAGAGTTGACATATGAGCTCAATGGGTATTGCTGAAACCCTGCCATTGTCAACCTGGACTTCCACTTGCCAAAGAGCTCATGGCGTTCCACCCTTTCCTTTCCCTCGCAAGCAATGACGTTCACCATATCTCTTGCCAGACAATGCTGCTCCACGTTGATCCTCTCCTTGTTGTTCCTCGGCAGGGTCACGTCAATGGACTCAAACATTGCCAAGTAGTATTCTAGAGTTTCCACAAACCTATTGAAGAAAGGggttgtgtttgtgtttgacTCTTGCTCCACCAAAGTGGTCACTTTTGGAGATAGTGACTTTACCATTCTCAACAGCCCATCCCTCGGATTGTTCTCATCAACACTCTCATCTGGTGTGTGATGAAGCTGCAGGGGAAAGTTCACAGCAAGAGCCTCTCCAGGCCTGACATCAAGCATGTCCTGTGTGACATCAGGTGCAAAAACTGGCACTCCATGAAATTCAACTGGGATGTTAAATTTCTCAGAGATAGCTTTCAGCCGTCTCCCAACTGCCTCCAATCCATCACCACGGGCGTATTGAGAAAGAGGATCATCAATACCTGTAATCCGTACATGGGGTGCCCCACCGGGTCTTGCTGCAAGTGCTTGAAGGAGAGTCACCCACTGGGTTCCCTGAGCAATCTGGAAGTCTATAATGTGGATGCGGTCCTCATTTCTGCAGGCTTCAGCGATGGCCCCGTTGGCTGCCATGTAACCAAACTTTAAATAGGGGCAGATCTCATACAGAATCTGCATGTATGAGAGCAAGTCATCGCTTTCAGGCTCTCTACACCTCAGGGCACGGTAAATATTGGCACCCGATGCCTCCTTCCTTGCTACCAGCCCTTCTACCAAGTAAGCTCCAAGTCGCTGGATTGGTTCTCCACTGATAGACACAGCCCCTCTAGCCTTTTCAATCAACTTATCAAAACTATCAATGTTGTTGTCAGAGAGAGCTCCAGCACATGCAATCAGCAATTCCTTCAGATTACCTGCTGGTAAACCCTTGAGAGACCCTTCATCTATTACTTTGGGACGTTTCTCAATCTGAAATTCACACAACTGCCTTTGCCTAGAGACAAAAGATATCTGACGTTGAACTACAGGTGAACCCTGGTGCTCCTGGATCCATGAAGTGGACCTCTGTGTCTGCCGCTTGCTACTTTCTCCAAAAGAAGTGTTCGGTGTGgtgacttcttcttcttcattgtcaGGCCCCATTAAAGTACTCTCCAATTCCTGCAAAGCGTGTTTTATATTCTGGCTAGAATTTGCATCCTGTAATACAGAAGTCCTGCCAGAATAGAGCTGCAGACTGTCTCGACGACAATCCACAGAAGGACTGAAGCTTAATTGATGAATGTAACTGTTTGTTTCAAATGAAGAGTTACAGGAAGGGCTAGCTCCTAAGAGATTCTCCGTGGAGCTGTGCTGCTCCCGACCGTCACTCAGTGTAGTAAGGGTATCAGAATCAAAGTGAGTAGAAAAGGGTGAATTTGGTGAATTCCCTATATCAAATTTCAGTGACCCCAGTAACCTTGTAGGTAAAGATGGAACAGTGGAATGTGGAGCTGTATATGAAAATCCTGCACCAGCCACACCAAATCCAAAATGTTGGTGCGAGTCCATGCTATGAGATTGGCATCAGCTATTCCATGCGACAAGAAATCTGATGGTATAATTATCAACTATAATAGGATCAGCCTCGCTGCTTTTCCCAGAAACAACTGTTGGAAGCTTTGCAATCTTCTAATAGGAATCAAAGTTCTGAACTTGCAAGATAACAAAATCAACCTGCAATATTGACACAGAAAAAATCCCATTAACAAGAGATTCTGAGGGGAAAACTTTCATATACCCAAACCTTGTGAAGCAGAAATTATCACCAAATCACAAACTCTCTTGTCTAAATGTTTTCTCAAGTAAATAAACATACAAAACAGAGATACATTTTTAACTCTTTAAGTGATTATTATTACGCCAAAAATCATACCTGGAATGTCTTTTATGGCACTAAGAATTCCCGGCTTTCCTAATTCCCGACACTTTTTCAAAACACATGGCAACATGACCACCTACCCCTTGACAAAAAATCCCTCAAAGAAGCAGGGAAAGGCCTCTTGTTTTCCAAAAGCACCACTAGTCCTTCTATGGATTGGTTAGTTTACCTACAGtggaattttttcttcttttttattttttttctttggaaagAGATAACGGATAGATAAAGGATAGGTATCAATAGATTGAGATTGAACCCTAGGGCCAGACACTGAATCAACCTCATAAATCGATCAAATATAAGAACAGTATGACCCCCAGTACAaaagaaagcaacaaaaagcaaacaagaaaacagTATGGCATTAAAATGGAGAACACAGTTCCAGAAATGACAAAAGTATGTGAATCTAGACAATTTATATGGTAATCCACACAAATGAATTAGAAAGatgaaaaagaaaccaaagaatTAACTTCCGAGTGGATAAATtagaaggttttttttttccatttggaACCAAAACCTTAAACCTTACCCAGTTGAACTGATTGTGCAAAACCAATACTTCGAATCACAAAACGGTCCAAAGTCACTCACGCTCTGTTTTTGCTTTCTGAGAAGGAGATAgaaaacagatgaaaacacaaaaaacccAAGATTTTCCTCACTCAGTCAAGCCCAATACCAGCTACCCGCTCTGATTTTTCCATTTCCCAAAACCCCAAATACACAAACAACACAAAAGCTCATAAGAATTCAGTTTCCACTCAACTTTCCTTTCACCTCAACTTTCTCAGCTACCAAACAAATCATGCTGCAAAACCAATCAATTCAAACACAcaccaacatatatatatatatatatgatatgaacAACTAATTTATATGAATAAatacctttttcttctctttctttcttctgggTATCTTTGGTCTTTGGCTTGGACTTCAAGTTCTGGTTGTGGGTAAGCTCCGGTTGGGTCCAAGACTCTGTCTTTTCAAGTTGTGGCAGCTCTGAATTTGCTGAGTTTTCGAAAGAAGAAAGGCAGGCTAGGCTTGGAAGGCATatataggaaagagaaagaaagagggttTTGCAAGGAAGTAACAGTAAAAATGCAACTTTGCACGTTTGGATATGATCAGACTGAGAgggtttatatttttatattttaagttaTAGGGAGACCTGTTGCGCCGACCACAAGCTCCAGTATTCGAACAACACAGAACATTCCTtgctctttctctttgtttttctccttCGCTTGGGTTTTTGAgttatctttctcttctctttctccttcgctttagatttttgggtttggctTTTGGGTTTGTTGAAAGTCATGGTGGAGATACCTTTACGCGCTTGTAATCAGGAAGTGAGACACTGTTgtacaaaatttatttatttttatttttcttggacttAGGCTGGCCTTCTGTCACATCGTCTTCTAGTGTGAGAAGGAAAGTTTAAGATTTAATTAGGATCGTAAGAGTTAAAACATgtctaattaaatttaaattattattattatttcttctaGCTTGGACCATGAGTTGGAACTTGGAACCAATCTTTGAGCTTGAATAAGTGGACCTGAGTTTGACTTCGAAATACTTTGTCAAACTTCTTGACTTTCCTCTCTTAATATATACgaacttttgttgttttaaacTCTCTATTAACTCAAAATTCACATTTTATAACCGAGTGTTTGTCAAGTCAACATAAACGAGTTTATGaactctaattttttatttttgtacaaaTCAAAGAGATACTATATTTATAAATCACACCACAAAGGCAATATAAATACAATAGCTACAATGCATTCACAAAAGGTTACAATTAATATAGAGGGATTTAATACCAACATCAAACTCATACGGTATATCTCCACTCAAAGTCATATAAGATCAAAAGACAATTTGTCATAAATACCTGAAGATAGACCACAAACAAGCATAAAACTCAAATAGAGTTCATGCATAACTAAAGTTTGGTAGAAGGcttacccaaaataaaaaaatcaactccCACCGTCATAGAGACAGGGACAACACTGCCGAAATTGCAACCACCTACCTAATTAGTATTAACGAAAAttctaaatttcatttgaaacaTTTATTAGATTAAAGTACTATTGATTTTGGGGCTCTTCTTATGGAGATACTGTGACGGTGAAAGCGAGTTTACCCAGCTTCTATTATCAAGTAGTGAGCATCCGATTTAGAAGTTACTTAATCTCAACCGTCGATTAGTACGCTATTTCTTAACATCCAAGTTGTTGGCACATGTGCAACTGTAAAATTCCAATCAACGACATGAATTCAACTGTGTTTGACCGATGACGATCACGTGACATAAAGCGTGatgattttaattaaaacttaaattattaaataattaattaatgaagtGTCAAACAAAGGAGGTCGAAAAGAGCCCACGCCAGCAGGGACAATAATGAAGCATACGCGCTACCACGAGGAATTTATAAGTTTCTTTATTCTTTACCTTTGACTCTTTGACCTGACGTGGCACCCACTTCTTTCCTTGTCATAAAGACCAAAAGGGAAGTCTTCTAGGTTCTCTTTTATCTCGCGTACCCCTTTGTCTCTTTTCTTACAAATGTATTAAGGGAAATTCACTAGTAAGGAAAACACACTAGAAGTctatttacaatataataaataggtttttaactttttataaattacaaaattattattgatttcttaaaataaactCAACTTCAAaactttatataaaaaaacttaaaatacttaatagggcatcaaagtaatttaataatcaaaattaaattcaataggactatctgtcattttttggattttttttgtttggtttgtttatagaaattaaatagtgtAGGATTTATCTATATCATTAGTGTAAGAATaagtatatgactaaatatctcatatattaaCTACTTTCATCAAAAGTGTTTATTTCCGAGGCCATCTTTCAAAGATtatttatgaagaaaaaaaatttcaattaaattgaaaattatttaatcaCTTTACCAGTTGTGTAATTATTCAGTTTTCAATAGAAACATGAGTTCGTTggttaaatatttaaaaactcaacaaatatTCTTTACTTAAATCGACTAaacctgaaaattaaaataaacacacGCAATGCACATTTCACCTAACTCTAGAGTTCTAAACACTAGCattcattaaaaaagaagaagaatatgaaAACACAGACCAAGAGGCTAGTAATAGTCGAACAAGGTAATTTTTGATGTGATTGATTTTTTACAAAGACGATGTTTAAAGCCGTGTATATGACCGAAAAATGCAAATATTCATATGAAAAGTGCATTAACCATGatttataaatgaaatcaTATTCAATAATCAAATTACCTATGATAACGAATGTTGGGTAAGACATACAATGAACCTGAGGGGAAAAAGGCCACAATCATATCTGACAAAATCATAGTAGTCTTATTCTTGAAAATTTTGCAATCATATATTTTTGGAAGAAAAGCAGATACCTTTGTTTTGGCTTTATTCGCGAAATCAAATCTAATCTGATCTCACTTTCATTTTGGCCTTAATGATTTGCCTTTTTGCATCACCGACATTTAAATGGTTATAGAGGAATTGGAAGCAAAGATTGATAAGCTAAAACCTACATCTGGCACTATAGAAAAATTTATCTGTATTATCGAACCAATTTACATATGTGCATCATTGATTTAAAGATCATAATGCTTTTAATTAAGAATAAGTTATAAGATATATCATTAGTTAAGATGATTCGTAGAATCATTTTAGCGGCAGCCAAACCCTAAGGGGTAGTCACCAAGAAAGCTAAATCAATgacaaattaaaggataaaCTAGATTGATGTAAATACTTGTAAATTGGTCGGAGATGGATCAAATCACCCTATATCCGATCGGATCTGgtaatgaaaattttcaact belongs to Prunus persica cultivar Lovell chromosome G4, Prunus_persica_NCBIv2, whole genome shotgun sequence and includes:
- the LOC18779209 gene encoding (-)-alpha-pinene synthase, yielding MSKEAGSASQSKNPKPDQIVRRTANYQPSIWGDQFINYDSEDIINYAHKQEEVDELKLVVRREVFTTSGDDFSNQMKLIDAIQRLGVAYRFEKEIEEALEHIYAANHFHDDDGDGDLYDVSLGFRLLRQHGHYVSCRIFNKFKDSKNGGFKESLIADVPGMLSFYEATHLRVHGEDILEEAIVFTTKHLESATTHVSYELAEQIAQALERPLRKSLERLCARQFMSIYQDEASHNEALLKLAKSDFNLVQSLHKQELSEIIRWWKQLDFGRKLPFARNRIVELYCWVLGVYFEPQYLFGRKFLTKIIALLCVMDDIYDAFGTFEELEIFTEAIHQRWHANCMDGLRDYMQIFFHALLNVFNEIEEEMVKEGRAYRAHYAKEAWKTNAKAYFDEAKWFHEGCIPSMEEYMRVATASAGHTTLTTMSLLGMGDIVTKESFEWLLNDPKILRASNIIGRLMDDIVSSKFEKERGHVASAIDCYRKQYEVSDEQEIIDAFNKQIVDSWKDINEEFLRPTSVPMPILVRVLNLTRVADLIYKKDDGLTHVGKVMKDSVASYFIDPAPP
- the LOC18779966 gene encoding scarecrow-like protein 21, with protein sequence MDSHQHFGFGVAGAGFSYTAPHSTVPSLPTRLLGSLKFDIGNSPNSPFSTHFDSDTLTTLSDGREQHSSTENLLGASPSCNSSFETNSYIHQLSFSPSVDCRRDSLQLYSGRTSVLQDANSSQNIKHALQELESTLMGPDNEEEEVTTPNTSFGESSKRQTQRSTSWIQEHQGSPVVQRQISFVSRQRQLCEFQIEKRPKVIDEGSLKGLPAGNLKELLIACAGALSDNNIDSFDKLIEKARGAVSISGEPIQRLGAYLVEGLVARKEASGANIYRALRCREPESDDLLSYMQILYEICPYLKFGYMAANGAIAEACRNEDRIHIIDFQIAQGTQWVTLLQALAARPGGAPHVRITGIDDPLSQYARGDGLEAVGRRLKAISEKFNIPVEFHGVPVFAPDVTQDMLDVRPGEALAVNFPLQLHHTPDESVDENNPRDGLLRMVKSLSPKVTTLVEQESNTNTTPFFNRFVETLEYYLAMFESIDVTLPRNNKERINVEQHCLARDMVNVIACEGKERVERHELFGKWKSRLTMAGFQQYPLSSYVNSVIRSLLRCYSEHYTLVERDGAMLLGWKDRNLISASAWH